One window of the Ammospiza nelsoni isolate bAmmNel1 chromosome 2, bAmmNel1.pri, whole genome shotgun sequence genome contains the following:
- the FHL2 gene encoding four and a half LIM domains protein 2 isoform X2, whose protein sequence is MEYKGNSWHETCFICYRCQQPIGTKSFIPKDNQNFCVPCYEKQFAMQCVQCKKAITTGGVTYREQPWHKECFVCTACKKQLSGQRFTSRDEFAYCLSCFCNLYAKKCAGCTNPISGLGGTKYISFEERQWHNDCFNCKKCSLSLVGRGFLTERDDILCPECGKDI, encoded by the exons ATGGAATACAAGGGCAACAGCTGGCACGAGACCTGCTTTATCTGCTACCGCTGCCAGCAGCCTATTGGGACAAAGAGCTTCATCCCTAAGGACAATCAAAACTTTTGTGTCCCCTGCTATGAAAAGCAGTTTGCCATGCAATGTGTCCAGTGCAAGAAG GCTATCACCACAGGAGGCGTTACCTACCGGGAGCAACCATGGCATAAGGAGTGCTTCGTGTGCACTGCGTGCAAGAAGCAGCTGTCTGGACAGCGCTTCACCTCCAGGGATGAGTTTGCATACTGCTTGAGCTGCTTCTGCAACCTCTATGCCAAAAAGTGTGCTGGATGCACAAACCCAATCAGTG GACTCGGAGGAACCAAGTACATCTCTTTTGAAGAACGGCAGTGGCATAATGATTGCTTTAACTGTAAGAAGTGCTCCCTTTCATTGGTGGGTCGTGGCTTCCTCACAGAAAGGGATGACATCCTTTGCCCTGAATGTGGAAAGGATATTTAA